One window from the genome of Metabacillus flavus encodes:
- a CDS encoding sigma-54 interaction domain-containing protein: MQKVLLVGAGKGGTVLLKMLIETKLMKVAAVADIDRKAPGIVYAREQGIPVNTNWKMLFTEDIDVVMEATGDPQIMEELLKARSSRTIVVPSTVALIIANLVRETEQLITRLKEQTGKYTTIFDSTNDGMIVIDANEDIILFNRVAENVTGHMRNQVLGKKIREVIPSTRLPEVLYSQESEYNQEQILDNGLKIITTRIPIMNEDGSLRGALSIFKDISDAVQLAEEITNLREIETMLTAIIQSSDEAISVVDEKGRGILVNPAYTRMTGLKEEDIIGLPATTDISEGESMHLRVLQTRRAVRGVRMKVGNSSKDVLVNVAPVIVDGKLKGSVGVIHDVSEIKKLTAELNRARQIIRTLEAKYTFLDIIGESEEMKLAIEQAKLGAKTPATVLLRGESGTGKELFAHAIHNESDRKYNKFIRVNCAAIAENLLESELFGYEEGAFSGAKRGGKTGFFEEANNGSIFLDEIGELSPQMQAKLLRVLQEKEIVRVGGTKPIPVNVRVIAATNIKIEKAMTEGAFREDLYYRLNRYPISIPPLRQRKGDIIPLCVHLIRKINQDYGKNIEEISSEAAQILHSHDWPGNVRELENILGRAMIFMLPSERCINAAHLPDFVSGKPAQSRAGIGLTQPEMTLSEAMERTEKDIIKATLQKFEYNRTRTAKSLGISLRSLYYKMEKYGIAKPGTQ, translated from the coding sequence ATGCAAAAAGTGTTGCTCGTAGGTGCAGGAAAAGGCGGAACGGTGCTATTAAAAATGCTAATTGAAACAAAGCTGATGAAGGTAGCGGCTGTTGCCGACATTGATCGTAAAGCTCCGGGAATCGTTTATGCACGAGAACAGGGAATTCCGGTAAACACGAATTGGAAAATGCTTTTCACCGAAGATATTGATGTTGTCATGGAAGCGACGGGGGATCCGCAAATTATGGAGGAGCTTCTAAAGGCAAGAAGCAGCCGAACCATCGTTGTACCTTCTACAGTGGCGCTGATTATAGCGAATTTAGTTAGAGAAACAGAGCAGCTGATTACCAGGCTGAAAGAACAGACTGGCAAATATACGACGATATTTGATTCAACAAATGACGGAATGATTGTAATTGATGCAAATGAAGACATCATCTTATTCAATAGAGTGGCAGAAAATGTGACAGGTCACATGAGAAATCAGGTGTTAGGCAAGAAAATAAGAGAGGTAATTCCATCTACCAGGCTTCCTGAAGTTCTTTACAGCCAGGAATCGGAATACAACCAGGAGCAGATTCTTGATAACGGGCTTAAAATTATTACAACTCGAATCCCGATTATGAATGAAGATGGGAGCCTGAGAGGGGCACTCTCCATATTTAAGGATATTTCAGATGCAGTCCAGCTTGCTGAAGAAATTACGAATCTTCGGGAAATTGAAACGATGCTTACGGCGATTATTCAGTCATCGGATGAAGCGATTTCCGTAGTGGATGAAAAAGGAAGAGGAATTCTTGTGAATCCCGCATACACTCGAATGACCGGCTTAAAGGAAGAGGACATTATTGGCCTTCCCGCTACAACTGATATTTCAGAAGGGGAGAGCATGCATTTGAGGGTGCTTCAGACGAGGCGCGCTGTGCGGGGTGTCCGGATGAAAGTGGGGAACAGCAGCAAAGATGTTTTAGTCAATGTGGCACCCGTTATTGTTGATGGAAAGCTGAAAGGAAGCGTAGGAGTCATTCATGATGTGTCTGAAATCAAGAAACTGACGGCGGAATTGAACAGAGCGCGGCAAATCATTAGAACACTTGAAGCGAAATACACCTTTTTAGATATTATCGGGGAAAGTGAAGAAATGAAGCTCGCGATTGAACAGGCGAAACTTGGCGCCAAAACGCCCGCTACCGTTCTTCTCCGCGGAGAATCGGGAACAGGGAAAGAACTGTTTGCTCATGCTATACATAATGAAAGTGACAGGAAATACAACAAGTTCATTAGGGTTAACTGTGCGGCTATTGCGGAAAATCTGCTTGAAAGTGAGCTTTTCGGCTATGAAGAGGGAGCATTTTCCGGAGCAAAAAGGGGCGGGAAAACCGGCTTTTTTGAGGAAGCGAACAATGGAAGCATATTCCTGGACGAAATAGGAGAGCTTTCACCGCAAATGCAGGCAAAGCTTTTGCGAGTGCTGCAGGAAAAAGAAATTGTCCGTGTAGGCGGGACAAAGCCGATTCCTGTTAATGTAAGGGTTATTGCGGCTACAAATATTAAGATTGAAAAAGCCATGACAGAGGGAGCCTTTCGGGAGGACCTCTATTATCGTCTGAATCGGTATCCTATTTCCATTCCTCCTCTTCGGCAGCGTAAAGGAGACATTATCCCTCTATGCGTCCATCTGATCAGGAAAATTAACCAGGATTACGGGAAGAATATTGAGGAGATCTCATCGGAGGCTGCTCAAATTCTTCACTCGCATGATTGGCCTGGTAATGTAAGAGAGCTAGAAAATATTTTGGGGAGAGCGATGATTTTTATGCTTCCATCCGAAAGGTGTATAAATGCTGCCCACCTGCCTGATTTCGTATCAGGAAAACCGGCTCAATCCAGAGCAGGAATTGGTTTGACCCAGCCGGAAATGACCCTTTCAGAGGCTATGGAAAGGACCGAAAAAGACATTATTAAAGCAACACTGCAAAAATTCGAGTATAATCGGACGCGGACGGCTAAATCTCTGGGAATTTCTCTGAGAAGTCTTTATTACAAAATGGAAAAGTACGGAATTGCAAAACCTGGCACGCAATAA
- the bcd gene encoding branched-chain amino acid dehydrogenase, which produces MELFKYMEQYDYEQVVFCQDKQSGLKAIIAIHDTTLGPALGGTRMWTYESEAAAIEDALRLSRGMTYKNAAAGLNLGGGKTVIIGDPRKDKNEEMFRAFGRYIQGLNGRYITAEDVGTTVEDMDIIHEETKYVTGISPAFGSSGNPSPVTAFGVYRGMKAAAKEAFGTDSLEGKVIAVQGIGNVAFNLCRYLHEEGAQLIVTDINKEAVQRAVEEFGAKAVDPNEIYSVDCDIYAPCALGATINDDTIPQFKARVIAGAANNQLKETRHGDTIHEMGIVYAPDYVINAGGVINVADELYGYNRDRALKKVEGIYSNIESVLEIAKRDSIPTYKAADRLAEERIERMRNSRSQFLQNGQHILNRR; this is translated from the coding sequence ATGGAACTTTTTAAATATATGGAGCAATACGATTATGAGCAGGTAGTATTTTGCCAGGACAAGCAATCAGGATTAAAAGCAATCATAGCCATTCATGATACAACGCTTGGACCTGCTTTGGGCGGAACGCGCATGTGGACGTATGAATCCGAAGCAGCAGCTATTGAGGATGCACTTAGACTTTCACGCGGCATGACATATAAAAATGCAGCGGCAGGATTGAATCTTGGCGGAGGTAAAACGGTGATCATCGGGGATCCGAGAAAAGATAAAAATGAAGAAATGTTCCGTGCATTCGGCCGTTATATTCAAGGGTTAAACGGAAGATACATAACTGCAGAAGACGTGGGTACGACGGTTGAAGATATGGATATTATCCATGAAGAAACAAAATATGTTACGGGAATTTCCCCGGCATTCGGCTCTTCTGGAAATCCTTCACCGGTCACTGCATTTGGAGTATACAGAGGAATGAAGGCAGCCGCCAAAGAAGCGTTCGGCACCGATTCACTTGAAGGCAAGGTAATCGCGGTTCAAGGTATAGGGAACGTAGCTTTCAATCTTTGCCGCTACTTGCATGAAGAAGGCGCACAGCTGATTGTGACAGACATCAATAAAGAAGCCGTTCAGCGTGCAGTCGAAGAGTTTGGTGCGAAAGCTGTTGATCCAAATGAGATTTACAGCGTAGACTGCGATATTTACGCACCGTGTGCTCTGGGAGCGACAATTAACGACGACACCATTCCTCAGTTTAAGGCGCGTGTTATTGCTGGAGCAGCAAACAATCAGCTGAAAGAAACACGTCATGGAGATACCATTCATGAAATGGGCATTGTTTATGCACCGGATTACGTGATTAACGCAGGCGGAGTGATTAACGTAGCAGATGAACTGTACGGCTATAATCGCGACCGTGCTTTGAAAAAGGTTGAAGGCATATACAGCAACATTGAGAGTGTGCTTGAAATTGCGAAGCGCGACAGCATTCCGACCTATAAAGCAGCTGACCGTCTTGCGGAAGAAAGAATTGAGCGCATGAGAAATTCAAGAAGCCAGTTTCTTCAGAACGGCCAGCATATCTTAAACCGCAGATAA
- the lpdA gene encoding dihydrolipoyl dehydrogenase: protein MATEYDLVIVGGGTGGYVAAIRASQLGLKTAIVEKGLLGGTCLHAGCIPSKALLRSAEVYAQTKKSEEFGVTVSGVELNFPRVQERKQGIVDQLHKGVQHLMKQGEIDVYEGLGRILGPSIFSPMPGTISVEMNNGTENEMLIPKNVIVATGSRPRSLPGLEIDGETVLTSDDALKLESLPDSMIIVGGGVIGIEWASMLSDFGVKITVIEYADRILPLEDAEISKEMQRLLKKKGVTIVTGAKVLPETLKKENGVFVEAEKNGSNQSFEASKMLVSVGRQANVEGIGLENTDIQVEKGFIKVNSYMQTKESHIYAIGDVNGGLQLAHVASHEGILAVEHIANQNPHPIDYSLVSKCIYSTPEAASVGFTEEEAKEKGYNVKIGKFSFRAIGKALVYGESDGFVKIVADKDTDDVLGVHMIGPHVTDMISEAGLARVLDATPWEIGRTIHPHPTLSEAIGEAALAVDGKAIHS, encoded by the coding sequence ATGGCGACAGAATATGATCTCGTTATTGTCGGCGGAGGAACAGGCGGATATGTGGCAGCCATCCGCGCTTCTCAGCTTGGATTAAAAACAGCCATTGTTGAAAAGGGCTTGCTCGGGGGAACGTGTCTGCATGCAGGCTGTATCCCAAGTAAAGCGCTTCTCAGGAGCGCAGAGGTTTATGCTCAAACAAAGAAATCCGAGGAATTCGGGGTTACCGTCTCTGGAGTTGAATTGAATTTTCCGAGGGTTCAGGAACGGAAACAAGGTATCGTAGATCAGCTGCATAAAGGTGTGCAGCACCTGATGAAGCAAGGGGAAATTGATGTATACGAAGGGCTTGGACGGATTTTGGGGCCATCTATTTTCTCGCCTATGCCTGGTACGATTTCCGTAGAGATGAATAATGGTACTGAAAATGAAATGCTTATTCCGAAAAATGTAATCGTCGCTACAGGCTCACGTCCCCGCTCCCTCCCAGGTCTTGAAATAGACGGGGAAACAGTGCTGACATCAGATGATGCACTGAAACTGGAAAGTTTGCCAGATTCAATGATCATCGTCGGAGGAGGCGTAATCGGAATCGAGTGGGCTTCCATGCTGTCTGATTTCGGTGTCAAAATAACGGTAATTGAGTATGCAGACCGGATTCTGCCGCTGGAGGATGCCGAAATTTCCAAAGAAATGCAGCGCCTTTTAAAGAAAAAAGGGGTCACCATTGTAACGGGAGCTAAAGTATTGCCGGAAACATTGAAAAAAGAAAATGGGGTCTTCGTAGAAGCGGAGAAAAATGGATCCAATCAGTCATTCGAAGCTTCAAAAATGCTCGTATCTGTAGGAAGGCAGGCTAATGTAGAGGGTATAGGGCTTGAAAATACGGATATTCAGGTAGAAAAGGGATTTATAAAAGTAAATTCCTACATGCAGACGAAAGAATCGCACATTTATGCGATTGGGGATGTTAACGGAGGACTTCAGCTGGCACACGTGGCATCCCATGAAGGAATTTTGGCTGTAGAGCATATTGCAAACCAAAATCCTCATCCGATTGATTATTCACTTGTCTCGAAATGTATTTATTCCACCCCGGAAGCCGCAAGTGTAGGGTTCACCGAGGAGGAAGCGAAAGAAAAAGGCTACAATGTTAAAATCGGCAAATTTTCTTTCCGTGCAATTGGAAAAGCACTTGTATACGGGGAATCCGATGGATTTGTGAAAATCGTAGCAGATAAGGATACCGATGATGTATTGGGTGTCCATATGATCGGACCGCATGTAACCGATATGATATCTGAAGCCGGACTTGCCCGCGTGCTGGATGCAACTCCTTGGGAGATTGGCCGCACCATTCATCCTCATCCAACGCTATCGGAAGCAATTGGGGAAGCCGCGCTTGCAGTTGATGGAAAAGCCATCCACAGCTAA
- a CDS encoding alpha-ketoacid dehydrogenase subunit beta, giving the protein MAVISYIDAVTMAIREEMERDDKVFILGEDVGKKGGVFKATFGLYDQFGEERVIDTPLAESAIAGVGIGAAMYGMRPIAEMQFADFIMPAVNQIVSEAAKIRYRTNNDWSCPIVIRAPYGGGVHGALYHSQSVEALFANTPGLKIVMPSTPYDVKGLLKAAIRDEDPVLFFEHKRAYRLIKGEVPSDDYVLPIGKADVKREGEDITVITYGLCVHFALQAAERLAQDGISAHILDLRTVYPLDKEAIMEAASKTGKVLLLTEDNKEGSIMSEVSAIIAENCLFDLDAPIMRLAGPDVPAMPYAPTMEKYFMVNPDKVEAAMKKLAEF; this is encoded by the coding sequence ATGGCAGTAATATCTTATATCGATGCAGTCACAATGGCGATTCGGGAAGAGATGGAACGCGATGACAAAGTATTTATTTTAGGAGAAGATGTCGGGAAGAAAGGCGGCGTTTTCAAAGCCACTTTCGGATTGTATGACCAATTCGGAGAAGAGCGTGTCATTGATACACCTCTTGCTGAATCGGCTATTGCGGGCGTAGGAATTGGAGCAGCCATGTATGGAATGCGTCCAATTGCCGAAATGCAATTTGCTGATTTCATCATGCCGGCTGTAAATCAAATTGTGTCAGAAGCAGCGAAGATCCGCTACCGGACGAATAATGACTGGAGCTGTCCAATCGTTATCCGTGCTCCTTATGGCGGCGGAGTGCACGGTGCTTTATATCATTCCCAGTCCGTAGAAGCGCTTTTTGCCAATACGCCAGGCTTGAAAATTGTCATGCCTTCTACTCCGTATGATGTAAAAGGGCTTCTCAAAGCAGCGATCCGCGATGAAGATCCCGTTCTCTTCTTTGAACACAAACGGGCCTATCGTTTAATTAAAGGGGAAGTTCCTTCAGATGATTACGTGCTGCCAATCGGAAAAGCGGACGTTAAAAGAGAGGGAGAGGACATCACGGTCATTACATACGGTCTTTGTGTCCATTTTGCCCTTCAAGCTGCGGAAAGATTGGCGCAGGACGGAATTTCTGCGCACATCCTTGATCTGCGAACGGTTTATCCGCTTGATAAAGAAGCAATTATGGAAGCGGCCTCTAAAACAGGCAAGGTTCTTTTGCTGACAGAGGATAACAAAGAAGGAAGCATTATGAGTGAGGTTTCAGCGATTATAGCTGAAAACTGCCTGTTCGATCTCGATGCTCCAATTATGCGCCTTGCAGGGCCTGATGTTCCTGCTATGCCTTATGCGCCTACAATGGAAAAATACTTTATGGTGAATCCGGATAAAGTCGAAGCGGCTATGAAAAAGCTTGCTGAATTTTAA
- the yqiS gene encoding phosphate butyryltransferase, with protein MNLQTVLQKAAGIRGKRVAVAASEDQEVMEMIKKALELELAEFILYGDETNIYALLDGELRTSHLIRIVHAQSPEKAAEMAVKAVSSQEADVLMKGGLPTAVLLKEVLNKEHGLRTGSVLSHVAVFDIPSMDRLLFLTDVAMNMQPDLQQKLQITLNAVKVASSLGVHAPKVAPIAAVEVVNPSMQATLDAAALTQMNRRGQIKGCLIDGPMALDIAVSKEAAVHKGIESEVAGQADILLMPNIESGNIFYKSLTYFAQAKVGGILAGAKAPIVLTSRSDSAESKLYSLALAICSTQS; from the coding sequence ATGAACTTGCAAACAGTTCTCCAAAAAGCAGCCGGAATTCGAGGGAAAAGAGTTGCTGTTGCTGCTTCAGAAGATCAGGAAGTTATGGAAATGATCAAAAAGGCGCTCGAACTGGAATTAGCAGAGTTTATTCTTTATGGAGATGAAACAAACATTTATGCCTTGTTAGATGGGGAACTGCGCACGAGCCATCTGATCCGGATTGTACATGCCCAGTCTCCAGAAAAAGCAGCAGAAATGGCCGTGAAAGCAGTAAGCAGCCAAGAGGCCGATGTTTTAATGAAGGGCGGCTTGCCCACAGCTGTATTGCTGAAGGAAGTTTTGAATAAGGAGCATGGTCTCCGAACAGGCAGTGTATTATCCCATGTTGCAGTATTTGATATCCCCTCAATGGACCGGCTCCTTTTTCTGACAGACGTAGCTATGAATATGCAGCCGGATCTTCAGCAAAAGCTTCAAATCACTTTAAATGCCGTGAAGGTAGCGAGCAGTCTGGGAGTACATGCTCCAAAGGTTGCTCCAATTGCAGCTGTTGAAGTCGTGAATCCTTCTATGCAGGCGACATTGGATGCGGCAGCTTTAACGCAGATGAACAGAAGAGGCCAGATCAAAGGCTGTTTAATTGATGGACCAATGGCGCTGGATATCGCTGTATCCAAGGAAGCGGCCGTCCATAAGGGAATTGAAAGTGAAGTGGCTGGACAAGCAGATATTCTGCTTATGCCAAATATAGAATCAGGCAATATTTTTTACAAATCATTGACTTATTTTGCACAGGCAAAGGTTGGCGGGATCCTTGCAGGAGCAAAAGCTCCCATCGTTTTAACGAGCCGTTCTGACTCTGCTGAAAGCAAATTGTATTCCTTAGCACTAGCAATTTGTTCTACTCAATCATAA
- the buk gene encoding butyrate kinase has protein sequence MRICLETEDILLQETDYRILVLNPGSTSTKIGVFDSNRPILEKTIRHSTEEISEFPTVISQYQFRKNAILEAMDEEGINISKLSAVCGRGGLLRPIEGGTYKVNSRMLEDLEKGYAGQHASNLGGIIAHEIASGLNIPAYIVDPVVVDEMEPIAKISGMPAIERKSIFHALNQKAMARKAAAQHGKKYEDLNIIVTHMGGGITVGVHKKGKVVDVNNGLHGDGPFSPERAGTVPAGDLISMCFSGDYYREEVMKKLVGQAGMVGYLGTNDAIKAEKMVENGDVKAKLVMDAMAYQVGKEIGAASAVLKGKVDAIVLTGGLAHGKRFTSLISSHVDWIADVLILPGENELQALAEGALRVLKKEEQAKEYPGTKKPAKVFG, from the coding sequence ATGCGGATTTGTTTAGAAACGGAGGACATTCTTTTGCAGGAAACAGATTATCGGATATTGGTGCTTAATCCCGGATCAACCTCAACGAAAATCGGTGTGTTTGATTCCAATCGGCCCATCCTAGAGAAAACCATCAGGCACAGTACAGAGGAAATTAGTGAATTTCCAACTGTCATCAGCCAATATCAATTCCGAAAAAATGCGATATTAGAAGCCATGGATGAAGAAGGAATCAACATTTCGAAGCTTTCTGCCGTGTGCGGACGAGGAGGCCTGCTTCGTCCTATAGAGGGCGGCACTTATAAAGTGAACAGCAGGATGCTTGAAGACCTCGAAAAGGGGTATGCCGGGCAGCACGCTTCCAATTTAGGCGGCATTATTGCCCACGAGATTGCTTCTGGTTTAAATATTCCGGCCTACATTGTGGATCCCGTTGTAGTGGATGAAATGGAACCTATAGCTAAAATATCCGGTATGCCTGCAATTGAACGCAAAAGCATCTTCCATGCACTGAATCAGAAAGCGATGGCTAGAAAAGCGGCAGCGCAACACGGGAAAAAGTATGAGGATCTTAACATAATCGTGACCCATATGGGGGGCGGAATTACGGTAGGTGTCCACAAAAAAGGAAAAGTGGTGGATGTGAATAATGGCCTTCATGGCGACGGCCCGTTTAGTCCCGAACGTGCGGGAACAGTTCCGGCAGGAGACCTTATCTCGATGTGCTTTTCTGGAGACTACTATCGTGAAGAAGTAATGAAGAAGCTTGTAGGACAAGCGGGTATGGTTGGATATTTAGGTACAAATGATGCCATTAAAGCAGAAAAAATGGTTGAAAATGGAGACGTGAAGGCAAAGCTTGTAATGGATGCTATGGCTTATCAGGTAGGAAAAGAAATTGGAGCGGCGAGTGCAGTACTTAAAGGAAAAGTCGACGCCATCGTCCTTACCGGCGGCCTTGCACATGGCAAACGTTTTACCTCACTCATTTCCAGTCATGTAGACTGGATAGCGGATGTCCTTATTCTCCCGGGTGAAAATGAATTGCAGGCACTGGCTGAAGGTGCTCTTCGAGTATTGAAAAAAGAAGAACAGGCAAAAGAATATCCCGGAACGAAGAAACCGGCAAAGGTATTCGGCTAG
- a CDS encoding DUF2627 domain-containing protein — MSRIIALLVVLIPGIMAAYGIKLLRDLFFGILQPPIPSLLVQFILGVLLFIGGLGFTAGFIFYRDRKHNKVQKRFSRRK, encoded by the coding sequence ATGTCCAGAATAATAGCGTTACTCGTCGTATTAATACCGGGCATTATGGCTGCCTATGGGATCAAACTCTTACGGGATCTTTTTTTTGGTATTCTTCAGCCGCCTATTCCTTCTTTGCTTGTTCAATTCATTCTTGGAGTACTATTGTTCATCGGAGGGCTCGGTTTCACTGCAGGATTTATTTTTTATCGGGACCGTAAGCACAATAAGGTTCAAAAGCGTTTTAGCAGAAGAAAATAG
- a CDS encoding glycerophosphodiester phosphodiesterase: MTLIFGHRGSAGTRPENTMISFKEAVRLGADGIELDVHLSKDQIPVVIHDETLDRTTNGSGFVKDYSADELVHLDASWKFDEYRGEANIPLLEEVLKWASESAVPFIINIELKNNVIEYSGLEEKVISLVKHFELDDRVILSSFNHSSMVLALKTEPKIETALLYTDGIYKPYEYARRAGARSIHPLMRTVKNELIDLSRENSISVRPFTVNDDKEMHMLFEWESDGFFTDYPGKAIEIKKSIK, from the coding sequence ATGACATTGATTTTCGGACATAGAGGCTCGGCTGGTACAAGGCCAGAAAATACGATGATCTCATTTAAAGAGGCAGTTCGGTTAGGGGCAGATGGGATTGAACTTGATGTCCATCTTAGCAAGGACCAAATTCCAGTTGTCATTCATGATGAAACGCTGGACCGAACGACAAATGGTTCAGGATTTGTCAAAGACTATTCAGCTGATGAACTCGTCCATTTAGATGCAAGCTGGAAATTTGATGAGTATAGGGGAGAAGCAAATATACCGCTCTTAGAAGAGGTATTGAAATGGGCTTCTGAAAGCGCTGTGCCATTTATTATCAATATTGAATTAAAGAATAATGTAATCGAGTATTCAGGGCTTGAGGAAAAAGTAATTAGTTTGGTGAAGCATTTTGAGCTGGATGATCGGGTGATTTTGTCTTCCTTTAATCACTCAAGCATGGTTTTAGCTTTGAAAACAGAACCGAAAATTGAGACAGCGCTGCTTTACACTGACGGGATTTACAAGCCTTATGAATATGCCAGAAGAGCAGGAGCAAGATCTATTCATCCATTAATGAGGACGGTCAAGAATGAATTAATCGATTTATCAAGGGAAAACAGTATCTCGGTCCGGCCTTTTACGGTTAATGATGATAAGGAAATGCATATGCTGTTCGAATGGGAAAGTGACGGTTTTTTTACCGATTATCCCGGAAAAGCAATTGAAATAAAGAAATCGATAAAGTAA
- a CDS encoding thiamine pyrophosphate-dependent dehydrogenase E1 component subunit alpha, translating into MAESRHAALGLSDEQVLEMYKTMVMARKIDERMWLLNRSGKIPFVISCQGQEAAQVGAAFALDREKDYVLPYYRDMGVVLTFGMTAKDLMLSGFAKAEDPNSGGRQMPGHFGQKSNRIVTGSSPVTTQVPHAVGIAMAGRMEKKDIVTFVTFGEGSSNQGDFHEGANFAGVHKLPVIFMCENNKYAISVPYEKQVAAKNVSDRAIGYGMPGFTIDGNDPLEVYKAVKEAADRGRRGEGPTLIETISYRLTPHSSDDDDRSYREQEEVAEAKKNDPNVKFAVYLREAGVLTDELEKAILDEIMQAVNEATDYAENAAYADPESAMKHVYAE; encoded by the coding sequence ATGGCAGAAAGTCGTCATGCTGCACTTGGGCTTTCAGATGAGCAAGTGCTTGAAATGTACAAAACAATGGTTATGGCAAGAAAAATCGATGAGCGGATGTGGCTGCTCAACCGTTCTGGAAAAATCCCATTTGTTATTTCCTGTCAGGGACAGGAAGCAGCGCAGGTAGGAGCAGCGTTCGCGCTGGACCGGGAGAAAGATTACGTTCTTCCTTATTACCGAGATATGGGTGTTGTACTTACATTCGGAATGACTGCTAAAGACTTAATGTTATCCGGGTTTGCAAAAGCAGAAGATCCGAACTCGGGCGGACGCCAGATGCCGGGACATTTCGGTCAAAAGTCCAACCGCATTGTTACAGGGTCCTCGCCGGTAACAACTCAGGTGCCGCATGCGGTCGGAATAGCGATGGCGGGACGAATGGAAAAGAAAGATATTGTGACATTCGTGACATTCGGTGAAGGTTCGTCCAACCAAGGTGACTTCCATGAAGGTGCTAACTTTGCAGGAGTACATAAACTTCCGGTTATTTTCATGTGTGAAAATAACAAATATGCGATTTCGGTTCCATATGAGAAGCAGGTCGCTGCTAAAAATGTGTCAGATCGTGCCATTGGATATGGCATGCCTGGATTTACAATTGACGGAAATGATCCGCTTGAAGTATATAAAGCAGTAAAAGAAGCAGCTGACCGCGGCCGCCGCGGGGAAGGTCCGACTTTGATTGAGACAATTTCCTACAGGCTTACTCCTCATTCCAGTGATGATGATGACAGAAGCTACCGTGAACAGGAAGAAGTAGCAGAAGCAAAAAAGAATGACCCGAATGTTAAATTTGCTGTTTACTTGAGAGAAGCCGGCGTCCTGACAGATGAATTAGAAAAAGCAATCCTGGATGAAATCATGCAGGCTGTGAATGAAGCGACTGATTATGCAGAAAATGCGGCTTATGCAGATCCTGAATCAGCAATGAAGCATGTGTATGCGGAGTAA